DNA from Thermosinus carboxydivorans Nor1:
GCAAAGCGGACTATGAACGTGTAGCGCGCATGCTGCCTTATGCGTAATGAATATAGACTACAACGATAATTGCTAGGAGGTTATACACATGCCAAGAGTAAAAAAAGGAGTAACTGCACATAGACGTCACAAAAAAATCTTAAAACTGGCAAAAGGTTATCGTGGCGCCAGAAGCAAACAGTTTAAGAAAGCTAACGAGCTAGTAATGAAAGCTCTGTACTATGCGCGTCGTGACCGTCGGGCCAAGAAAGGCGAATTCCGTAAACTCTGGATTACTCGAATTAACGCGGCGGCTCGTATCAATGGCT
Protein-coding regions in this window:
- the rplT gene encoding 50S ribosomal protein L20, with amino-acid sequence MPRVKKGVTAHRRHKKILKLAKGYRGARSKQFKKANELVMKALYYARRDRRAKKGEFRKLWITRINAAARINGLSYSQLINGLKKAGVEVNRKMLADLAVNDMAAFSKLVETAKAQL